The Spirosoma foliorum genome has a window encoding:
- the dnaE gene encoding DNA polymerase III subunit alpha codes for MQFSHLHCHTQYSLLDGQADIKKLIKKAKADNMPAVAITDHGNMFGVFEFVAEASKQGIKPIVGCEFYVVEDHHKKQFTKEQKDVRYHQLLLAKNAQGYKNLAKLCSLGYMEGLYGKYPRVTKALIDQYKEGLIASTCCIGASVPKTILKKGEEAGEIEFKWWLDRFGEDYYVELQRHEIPDQIKANEVLIKFARKYNVKIIASNDSHYVDQDDWVAHDILLCVNTNEKQSTPSMKDFSDDDVMPKNTRFAFFSDQFYFKNTQEMTTLFHDLPEAIDNTNEIVGKVDTLKLKRDIMLPNFPIPKEFQQHTDDVLNQWEYLRHLTYEGAKQRYVDILPHIQERLDFELFTIRTMGFAGYFLIVSDFIKAGRDLGVMIGPGRGSAAGSAVAYCTGITNIDPIKYDLLFERFLNPDRKSMPDIDTDFDDEGRQKVIDYVVQKYGKSQVAQIVTYGTMASKSSIKDVARVMDLPLQDANAVVKLVPDKPTYNMTLKRIFEDPIDGPGGLASVIQPEEVDNVKRMRALESGDKSAAMAMRIVDYEKVSAVLKQARKLEGTVRNTGLHAAGIIIAPSDLSDIVPVSTSKDTNLIITQYEGKVIEDAGVIKMDFLGLRNLTIIKECLRLIRQNYGGFLIDGVETDIDDIPLDDDETYKLFQRGETNAVFQFESDGMKKHMKDLKPDRFGDLIAMNALYRPGPIAYIPNYINRKHGREEVKYDMPEMEEYLADTYGITVYQEQLMLLSQKLGNFTKGDADILRKAMGKKDKATLDKMKGKFMDGCASNNLPLKVCEKVWTDWEAFASYAFNKSHSTCYAFVAYQTAYLKAHYRSEYMAAVLTSCLGTIDKITFFMEECKNINIPVLGPDVNESERFFGVNQKGEIRFGLGGIKGAGDAAVEAIIEERKAGGPFKDIFDFAIRVNLRTVNKKTWESLAYAGAFDNLDEYHRAQYFNMAEGDTSPFLDKIIRYANNYHAEKAAAQQSLFGAMMNGEPMLARPKPPTVEEWNQIEKLKFEKDVVGFYITGHPLDEFKLEMDGFCNCTLANIFETKQPEIKVGGIVSAVQMRVTKSGNPFCIFKIEDYNSSLEMALFGDDYVRLVQYIEVGRFLHITGKTQNKWGSEQLEFKPVSIRLLNDMREKFCKELRVSLTLDALNAQVVTKLNELANAHPGTCTLSFNVVDPIERIEISLQARTLKVSPANSFLKALEAIDGVTCKVA; via the coding sequence ATGCAATTCTCACACCTTCACTGCCACACGCAATACTCGCTGCTCGACGGTCAAGCCGACATTAAGAAGCTGATTAAGAAGGCAAAAGCCGACAATATGCCTGCCGTCGCTATCACCGACCACGGCAACATGTTCGGGGTATTTGAGTTCGTAGCAGAAGCCAGCAAGCAGGGCATCAAGCCGATTGTGGGATGTGAATTCTACGTGGTGGAGGATCACCATAAAAAGCAGTTTACCAAGGAGCAGAAAGACGTCCGATACCACCAGTTGTTGTTGGCTAAGAACGCACAGGGTTATAAAAACCTGGCGAAACTCTGCTCATTGGGGTATATGGAGGGTTTGTACGGTAAATACCCCCGTGTTACCAAAGCACTTATCGACCAATATAAAGAAGGGTTGATTGCATCCACCTGTTGCATCGGTGCGTCGGTTCCGAAAACAATTCTTAAAAAAGGCGAAGAAGCGGGCGAAATTGAATTCAAATGGTGGCTCGACCGCTTTGGGGAGGATTATTATGTTGAACTCCAACGTCATGAAATTCCTGATCAGATCAAAGCCAACGAAGTACTGATCAAGTTTGCCCGGAAATATAACGTCAAGATTATTGCGTCCAACGATTCGCACTATGTCGATCAAGACGACTGGGTAGCGCATGATATCTTGCTGTGTGTCAACACCAACGAAAAGCAAAGCACGCCGTCGATGAAGGATTTCAGCGATGACGATGTGATGCCTAAAAATACACGCTTTGCTTTCTTCAGCGATCAGTTCTATTTCAAGAACACGCAGGAGATGACCACGCTCTTCCACGACCTGCCCGAAGCCATCGACAACACCAATGAGATTGTTGGCAAAGTGGATACGCTGAAGTTGAAGCGCGATATTATGCTGCCCAACTTTCCCATTCCGAAGGAGTTTCAGCAACATACCGATGATGTACTCAACCAGTGGGAATACCTGCGCCACCTTACGTATGAAGGGGCTAAGCAACGCTATGTAGATATTCTGCCGCATATTCAGGAGCGCCTTGATTTTGAATTGTTTACAATCAGAACGATGGGTTTCGCGGGTTACTTCCTGATCGTGTCTGACTTCATCAAAGCGGGTCGCGATTTGGGGGTTATGATTGGCCCTGGTCGTGGTTCAGCGGCTGGTAGTGCGGTGGCGTATTGTACCGGCATTACCAACATTGACCCGATTAAATACGACTTGCTGTTCGAGCGGTTTCTGAACCCCGACCGGAAGTCGATGCCCGATATCGATACGGACTTTGATGATGAAGGCCGCCAGAAGGTGATTGACTACGTGGTGCAGAAGTACGGCAAATCGCAGGTGGCGCAGATTGTGACCTACGGTACCATGGCTTCGAAATCGTCGATCAAAGACGTTGCGCGGGTTATGGATTTGCCTCTGCAGGATGCCAACGCCGTGGTGAAGCTCGTGCCCGACAAGCCGACCTACAACATGACCCTCAAGCGCATCTTCGAAGATCCAATTGACGGGCCGGGTGGATTAGCCAGCGTTATTCAGCCCGAAGAGGTCGATAACGTGAAGCGCATGCGTGCCCTTGAATCGGGCGACAAAAGCGCGGCTATGGCCATGCGCATTGTCGATTACGAAAAGGTGTCGGCTGTACTCAAACAAGCCCGAAAACTTGAAGGAACTGTTCGTAATACGGGACTGCACGCAGCTGGAATTATCATCGCTCCCAGCGATTTGTCGGATATTGTTCCGGTATCGACCTCAAAAGATACGAACCTGATTATTACCCAGTATGAGGGTAAAGTTATTGAGGATGCGGGCGTAATTAAGATGGACTTTTTGGGTCTGCGCAACTTGACTATCATCAAGGAGTGCCTCCGACTCATCCGGCAAAATTATGGTGGTTTCCTCATCGATGGCGTCGAAACTGACATCGATGATATTCCACTAGACGACGACGAAACCTACAAACTCTTCCAGCGGGGCGAAACCAACGCCGTATTCCAGTTTGAATCCGACGGCATGAAAAAGCACATGAAAGACCTGAAGCCTGACCGCTTTGGTGACCTCATTGCTATGAACGCCCTCTACCGTCCGGGCCCGATTGCCTACATTCCGAACTACATCAACCGTAAACATGGTCGCGAAGAAGTCAAATACGATATGCCAGAAATGGAGGAGTATTTGGCTGACACCTACGGGATTACAGTTTATCAGGAGCAGTTAATGCTGCTCTCGCAAAAGCTGGGCAACTTCACCAAAGGCGACGCTGATATTCTGCGGAAGGCGATGGGGAAGAAGGACAAAGCCACGCTGGATAAAATGAAGGGTAAGTTTATGGATGGTTGTGCATCCAACAATTTGCCCCTGAAAGTTTGTGAAAAAGTCTGGACCGACTGGGAGGCCTTCGCGTCGTACGCCTTTAACAAATCGCACTCGACCTGCTACGCCTTCGTTGCCTATCAAACGGCTTACCTCAAAGCCCATTACCGTTCGGAGTATATGGCGGCCGTTTTGACAAGCTGCCTGGGTACGATCGATAAAATTACGTTCTTCATGGAGGAATGTAAGAATATCAACATTCCCGTTCTTGGGCCCGATGTAAACGAATCAGAGCGTTTCTTTGGGGTTAACCAAAAAGGGGAAATTCGTTTTGGATTAGGTGGTATCAAAGGAGCGGGTGATGCGGCTGTCGAAGCCATTATTGAGGAAAGAAAAGCAGGTGGGCCCTTCAAGGACATCTTCGACTTTGCCATTCGGGTCAACCTCCGAACCGTGAACAAGAAAACCTGGGAATCGCTGGCCTATGCGGGTGCGTTCGATAACCTCGACGAGTACCACCGGGCGCAGTATTTCAACATGGCCGAAGGTGATACATCGCCATTTCTGGATAAAATCATTCGGTACGCCAACAACTACCACGCTGAGAAAGCCGCTGCCCAACAGTCGCTGTTTGGGGCTATGATGAATGGCGAACCCATGCTCGCCCGGCCTAAACCTCCTACGGTAGAAGAGTGGAACCAGATCGAAAAACTGAAGTTTGAGAAAGACGTTGTCGGCTTTTATATCACAGGCCATCCACTCGACGAATTCAAACTCGAAATGGACGGATTCTGTAATTGTACACTGGCCAATATTTTCGAAACCAAACAACCTGAAATTAAAGTTGGGGGCATTGTGTCCGCAGTGCAAATGCGGGTAACTAAAAGCGGTAACCCGTTCTGTATCTTCAAGATAGAAGACTACAACTCGTCCCTCGAAATGGCCCTGTTCGGAGATGATTACGTCCGACTGGTGCAATACATTGAGGTGGGTCGCTTCCTGCACATTACAGGCAAAACCCAGAACAAATGGGGTTCGGAACAATTGGAATTCAAGCCTGTAAGTATCCGATTGTTGAACGACATGCGTGAAAAATTCTGCAAAGAATTACGTGTCTCCTTAACTCTCGATGCCTTGAATGCCCAGGTCGTTACGAAGCTCAACGAGTTGGCCAATGCGCACCCCGGCACCTGTACACTTTCCTTTAACGTTGTCGACCCAATCGAGCGCATCGAGATCAGTTTACAGGCAAGAACGCTGAAAGTTTCACCAGCCAACTCGTTCCTGAAGGCGTTGGAAGCCATTGATGGCGTGACGTGTAAGGTGGCGTAG
- a CDS encoding RagB/SusD family nutrient uptake outer membrane protein gives MKKYITKGTVATAMMVMVTFACQDKFLDVPATGQLAGANLTSKAGLDGLLIGAYAQLNARGFSQSASSFNWVRGSISGGDANKGSNSGDFNALTPYQTYQLLPSSGEVNAKWNAMYEGIARCNSTLRSLATAGADVTTADKARISGEARFLRAHYYFELKRAFNMVPYVDETKDYGTGIEAVPNSSDIWPNIEADFKYAVDNLPVSQGAVGRANKWAATAYLAKTYLYQKKYADAKTLFDQVIASGMTSDGKKYALVANFQDNFNAAKDNSSESVFAIQAAANTGSSDNANPDLVLNFPYNTGSNGPAGCCGFFAPSFELANSFRVDANGLPLLDGSYNTGANQLKNDMGIASSAAFTPDAGPVDPRLDWSIGRRGIPYLDWQVHPGLDWIRDQTFAGPYSPIKFVFYKSQDKSLTDGSSWTDGYSAINYNIIRYSDVLLMAAECEVEVGSLATALSYVNQIRSRAKGTTYVKTAAGANAANYQIGLYTAFADKTTARTAVQFERKLELSGEGHRFYDLVRWGTASTVMNAFIAYESKLLPVGYTGAKFTAGKDEYMPIPQTQIDSQGKSVLAQNPGY, from the coding sequence ATGAAAAAATATATAACCAAGGGAACCGTAGCCACTGCCATGATGGTCATGGTTACCTTCGCTTGCCAGGACAAATTCCTCGACGTGCCCGCCACCGGACAGCTGGCCGGGGCTAATCTCACGTCAAAAGCTGGACTCGACGGACTCCTGATTGGTGCTTATGCTCAGTTGAACGCCCGTGGCTTCTCCCAATCGGCCAGCTCCTTCAACTGGGTACGCGGTAGTATTTCTGGGGGCGATGCCAACAAAGGCTCCAACTCGGGTGACTTTAACGCCCTGACTCCTTATCAGACTTATCAGTTGCTGCCTTCTAGCGGTGAGGTGAACGCCAAGTGGAATGCCATGTACGAAGGCATTGCTCGCTGTAACTCTACCCTGCGCTCGTTAGCCACCGCTGGTGCCGACGTGACAACAGCTGATAAAGCTCGTATCTCGGGGGAAGCTCGCTTCCTACGCGCTCACTACTACTTCGAGTTAAAACGTGCGTTCAACATGGTTCCTTACGTTGATGAAACCAAGGACTATGGCACAGGTATCGAAGCGGTTCCCAATAGTTCTGATATCTGGCCTAATATCGAGGCTGATTTCAAATACGCGGTTGATAACCTGCCGGTGAGTCAGGGTGCCGTGGGTCGGGCTAACAAATGGGCCGCTACCGCTTATCTGGCCAAGACTTATCTCTATCAGAAGAAATATGCCGATGCTAAAACCCTGTTCGATCAGGTGATTGCCAGCGGTATGACCTCCGATGGCAAAAAGTACGCCCTGGTAGCTAACTTCCAGGATAACTTCAATGCCGCTAAAGACAACAGCTCGGAGTCCGTTTTTGCCATTCAGGCGGCTGCCAACACCGGTAGTTCGGATAATGCTAACCCTGATCTGGTGCTGAACTTCCCCTATAACACGGGGTCGAACGGTCCTGCTGGTTGCTGCGGTTTCTTTGCCCCTAGCTTCGAGTTAGCCAACTCCTTCCGGGTAGATGCCAATGGCTTGCCCTTATTGGATGGTTCCTACAACACGGGCGCCAATCAGTTGAAAAACGACATGGGTATTGCGTCGAGTGCAGCCTTTACACCAGATGCCGGTCCTGTCGATCCTCGTTTAGACTGGTCGATTGGTCGTCGGGGTATTCCTTACCTGGATTGGCAGGTGCACCCAGGTCTGGACTGGATTCGTGACCAGACGTTTGCTGGTCCTTACTCGCCCATCAAGTTTGTCTTCTACAAATCGCAGGATAAATCACTGACCGATGGTAGCTCATGGACGGATGGCTATTCAGCTATCAACTACAACATCATCCGGTATTCGGATGTACTGCTGATGGCGGCTGAGTGTGAGGTGGAAGTGGGTAGCTTGGCAACGGCGCTATCGTATGTGAACCAGATTCGCAGCCGGGCCAAAGGCACGACTTATGTAAAAACGGCCGCTGGTGCTAATGCCGCTAATTATCAGATTGGTTTGTACACGGCTTTTGCGGACAAAACAACGGCTCGGACAGCGGTTCAGTTTGAGCGCAAGTTGGAGCTGTCGGGCGAAGGCCACCGGTTCTACGATTTAGTTCGTTGGGGCACGGCTTCAACTGTGATGAACGCCTTCATTGCCTATGAAAGCAAATTGTTGCCAGTGGGTTACACAGGTGCTAAATTCACGGCCGGTAAAGATGAGTACATGCCAATTCCGCAGACTCAGATTGACTCGCAGGGCAAGAGCGTACTCGCTCAAAACCCTGGATATTAA
- a CDS encoding SusC/RagA family TonB-linked outer membrane protein, translating to MKATFYRFLQTAFLGALLLLGNFKVSAQDRRLTGKITGSDGAVPGANIVLKGTQTGTSSDANGSFSMNIRGASPVLVISAIGFKTQEVSVGNQTNIDVRLEDDATALSEVVVTGYSTENRRDVTGAVSTVKPAQLKVVPSANVEQQLQGRVAGVTVITNGQPGTSSQVRVRGFGSFGGNQPLYVVDGVPTQNIQFLSPDDIESTTVLKDAASASIYGARAASGVIVLTTKKGQRRAQKLTVTYDGLIGATDPGKSLPILNPQEQADWTWQARKNDLFQAGTTPDATSFAGIAGGQYGTGLTPVLPDYLLVGSRSGLSASQVDLTAEAAKYNVNPANGAIYNVIPANKAGTDWYAAITRVAPMMRHSLGFSGGTESSRFYISLAMQKQAGIVIFNDYSRYTLRANTEFDITKKLRFGENIQMAYISNKGVLGGVGNQFGNSTNNNSSSSSDENEVLTAFRTPPIIPVYNSFGGYAGTAAPGFNNPHNAVADRTANANNGNFNVSAFGNAYLEYDVLPSLTLRSSLGGNYFTNYYNSYGRVQYENSENNTTYTYSEGSGYGLAWTFTNTATFKQKFGRHDIFALGGIEALNNGAGRNIGGSGQNPFSTDPNYVTISTTTPGATRQVNSGYYLGNKFYSLFAQARYTYNDKYILTGVIRRDGSSQFAASNRYGVFPAVSGAWRLSSEEFMKNLPWVSDLKVRGGYGIMGNSNYLSATNQYNLYGGDASQGYDINGSNGSIASGFYRSQIGNAAAKWESSITKNIGIDGSFFNNKLEVVLDFWQKDTKDLLYPLSLPGVVGVRSSAPYKNVASMTNKGIDILVTNRGTLSGDLTYEVTGIASFLSNKITAIDPSVPYFTAGGTRLGTPVVRNQPGQALSSFYGYKVIGLFNSKEEVAAAPTQDGAAPGRFRYADTNGDGKINDDDRQFLGNPIPKFTGSITLTLRYKGFDLNTNLYASLGNKIFNNQRWFTDFYPSFTGAAVSGRVKDSWLPTHTNTTVPIFESASNFSTNTQANSYYVENGSYARMQYLNLGYTFPAVVLNKVNLSRLRLSVSATNLFTITKYSGLDPGVGGSADQNFGIDVGNYPVQRGYNAGLSFAF from the coding sequence ATGAAAGCAACGTTCTACAGATTTCTGCAGACAGCTTTTCTGGGTGCATTATTATTGCTGGGAAACTTCAAAGTTTCCGCCCAGGACCGTCGCTTGACGGGTAAAATTACAGGCAGTGATGGCGCTGTGCCAGGTGCCAACATCGTACTGAAGGGTACTCAAACTGGTACCAGTTCCGATGCAAATGGTAGTTTCTCGATGAACATCCGGGGAGCTAGCCCAGTGCTCGTTATCTCGGCCATCGGATTTAAGACGCAGGAAGTTTCGGTCGGCAATCAAACCAATATTGACGTCCGACTCGAAGATGATGCGACTGCTTTAAGTGAGGTTGTTGTAACCGGGTACTCCACCGAAAACCGCCGGGATGTAACCGGTGCCGTTTCGACGGTGAAACCAGCCCAACTGAAAGTGGTTCCTTCCGCTAACGTTGAGCAACAGTTACAGGGCCGCGTAGCTGGGGTAACCGTTATCACCAACGGGCAACCAGGTACATCCAGCCAGGTGCGGGTTCGTGGTTTCGGTTCGTTCGGAGGTAACCAGCCACTTTACGTGGTTGATGGAGTTCCTACCCAGAACATCCAATTCCTATCACCAGATGACATTGAAAGCACCACCGTTCTGAAAGATGCCGCTTCGGCCTCTATTTATGGAGCGCGGGCTGCTTCGGGTGTAATCGTGTTGACTACCAAGAAAGGTCAGCGCCGGGCTCAGAAATTAACCGTCACCTATGATGGGTTAATTGGTGCTACCGATCCAGGTAAAAGCTTACCAATTTTGAACCCACAGGAACAGGCTGACTGGACTTGGCAGGCACGCAAAAATGACTTGTTTCAGGCCGGTACAACACCTGATGCAACGAGCTTCGCGGGTATCGCGGGTGGTCAGTACGGTACGGGCTTAACGCCCGTTCTACCTGATTATCTGCTGGTTGGTAGTCGTTCAGGTTTGTCGGCTTCGCAAGTTGATTTAACGGCTGAAGCTGCTAAGTACAACGTTAATCCAGCTAACGGTGCTATCTATAACGTTATTCCTGCAAACAAAGCAGGTACCGACTGGTATGCAGCCATCACACGGGTTGCTCCTATGATGCGTCACTCATTAGGTTTCTCGGGTGGTACCGAATCCAGCCGTTTCTACATTAGCCTGGCTATGCAGAAACAAGCGGGTATCGTTATTTTCAATGATTACTCTCGCTACACGCTTCGCGCTAACACAGAGTTCGATATCACCAAGAAACTCCGTTTTGGTGAAAATATCCAGATGGCTTATATCTCGAATAAAGGTGTTTTGGGTGGTGTAGGTAACCAGTTTGGTAACTCTACGAATAACAACTCAAGCTCATCTTCAGATGAAAACGAGGTATTAACGGCTTTCCGCACTCCGCCGATCATTCCAGTTTATAACTCATTTGGTGGGTATGCGGGTACCGCTGCTCCTGGTTTTAACAACCCGCACAACGCGGTTGCCGACCGGACTGCTAACGCTAACAACGGTAACTTCAATGTCTCTGCGTTTGGTAATGCCTACTTAGAGTACGATGTCCTTCCTTCACTGACCTTACGCAGTAGCCTTGGTGGTAACTATTTTACTAATTACTACAACAGCTATGGTCGGGTACAGTACGAAAACTCGGAAAACAACACGACCTACACTTACAGCGAAGGGTCAGGCTATGGTTTAGCCTGGACGTTTACCAACACGGCTACCTTCAAACAGAAGTTTGGTCGTCATGACATCTTCGCTTTGGGTGGTATCGAAGCGTTAAATAATGGTGCTGGACGCAACATTGGTGGTTCAGGCCAGAACCCCTTCTCGACCGATCCGAACTACGTAACCATCAGCACGACAACGCCTGGTGCTACCCGGCAGGTCAATAGCGGTTATTACCTGGGTAACAAGTTTTACTCATTGTTTGCACAGGCTCGTTATACCTACAACGACAAGTACATCCTGACGGGGGTAATTCGTCGCGATGGTTCATCGCAATTTGCGGCTAGCAATCGTTACGGGGTATTCCCAGCTGTATCAGGCGCTTGGCGTCTATCGTCGGAAGAATTCATGAAAAACCTGCCCTGGGTATCGGACCTGAAAGTACGGGGTGGTTATGGGATCATGGGTAACTCCAACTACCTGAGTGCTACTAACCAGTATAACTTGTATGGTGGTGACGCTAGCCAGGGTTATGATATCAATGGCTCGAACGGCTCGATTGCTTCAGGTTTCTATCGGAGCCAGATCGGTAACGCAGCGGCTAAATGGGAATCCAGTATCACGAAGAATATTGGTATTGATGGATCGTTCTTCAACAACAAGTTAGAAGTCGTTCTTGATTTCTGGCAGAAGGATACCAAAGACCTGTTGTACCCATTGTCGCTGCCTGGCGTAGTTGGTGTTCGCTCGAGTGCTCCGTACAAAAACGTAGCGAGCATGACCAACAAAGGGATCGACATCTTGGTAACCAACCGGGGTACCCTATCGGGTGATCTGACCTATGAAGTGACGGGTATCGCCAGTTTCTTAAGTAATAAAATCACGGCGATTGACCCATCGGTTCCTTACTTCACCGCAGGCGGTACTCGTTTAGGTACGCCCGTTGTTCGTAACCAACCTGGCCAGGCACTGTCTTCGTTCTATGGCTACAAAGTGATCGGTCTGTTCAACAGCAAAGAAGAAGTAGCCGCTGCGCCAACGCAGGATGGTGCCGCTCCAGGTCGTTTCCGCTATGCTGATACCAACGGTGATGGAAAAATCAACGATGATGACCGCCAGTTCCTGGGCAACCCAATTCCGAAGTTCACGGGTAGTATCACCCTGACGCTGAGGTACAAAGGTTTCGACTTGAATACCAATTTATATGCATCTTTGGGCAACAAGATCTTCAACAACCAACGTTGGTTTACCGACTTCTACCCATCCTTTACGGGTGCTGCGGTTAGCGGTCGGGTGAAAGATTCGTGGTTACCAACGCACACCAACACAACGGTGCCCATCTTCGAAAGTGCTTCGAACTTCAGCACCAACACCCAGGCGAACTCGTACTACGTAGAAAACGGTTCGTACGCCCGGATGCAGTATCTGAACCTGGGTTATACCTTCCCAGCGGTTGTGTTGAACAAAGTTAACCTGAGCCGGTTGCGTTTATCGGTATCGGCAACCAACCTGTTCACCATCACCAAATACTCGGGTCTTGACCCAGGCGTAGGCGGATCGGCTGACCAGAACTTTGGTATCGACGTAGGTAACTACCCTGTTCAACGTGGCTATAATGCGGGCTTAAGCTTCGCTTTCTAA
- a CDS encoding LytR/AlgR family response regulator transcription factor yields the protein MNVLIIEDEALTAQRLSTLLHEYDPSIKVLAFLPSVAKSINWLTAPQPASPDLIFLDIFLEDDLGFSLIEQLNLTIPIIFTTAHENHALQAFKANSVDYLLKPIGIEELTAALNKFKLFRQLPNEPGTEHLVVEQLARGDESKTYRDRFMVSVGPKLRSIRTDAIAYFFFENKATYLMPQVGPPISIDYSLDKLSQLVDPGQFFRVNRSYLVAIDAIQSVHTYSGSKLKVELQPAARQEVFVSVERVTEFKDWLGR from the coding sequence ATGAATGTATTAATCATTGAAGATGAAGCATTAACCGCTCAGCGGTTATCTACCTTGCTTCATGAATATGACCCCAGCATTAAAGTACTGGCTTTCCTGCCATCTGTAGCCAAATCGATCAACTGGCTAACCGCTCCTCAACCTGCTTCGCCAGATTTGATTTTTCTGGATATTTTTCTGGAAGACGACTTAGGATTTAGCCTGATTGAGCAACTTAATTTAACGATTCCAATCATTTTTACGACGGCCCACGAGAACCACGCCTTGCAGGCATTTAAAGCCAACAGCGTCGATTATCTGCTTAAACCCATTGGCATTGAAGAGCTTACGGCAGCGTTAAATAAATTCAAACTATTTCGTCAATTACCCAATGAGCCGGGGACCGAGCACCTTGTTGTAGAGCAGCTCGCAAGAGGAGATGAATCCAAAACCTACCGCGACCGATTTATGGTTAGCGTCGGTCCTAAACTCCGCAGTATTCGAACTGATGCAATAGCTTATTTCTTTTTTGAGAATAAAGCGACCTACTTAATGCCCCAGGTTGGCCCTCCAATATCGATTGATTATAGCCTGGATAAACTAAGCCAACTGGTCGATCCTGGTCAGTTCTTTCGTGTCAACCGTTCGTATTTAGTGGCTATTGATGCAATCCAATCCGTTCATACCTATTCAGGGAGTAAACTCAAAGTTGAGTTACAGCCAGCGGCCCGTCAGGAAGTGTTTGTCAGTGTTGAGCGTGTCACTGAATTTAAAGATTGGCTAGGCCGATAA
- a CDS encoding sensor histidine kinase: MNNTIENQLTYKQKWQLATTVFAIYWPIRIYVHVNHFSLELVQRVWPFWIMEIIVTILFFGLWLTVTDWIQQRFFSKMNREFLIEFDLPAQLATLVVAGALAVLFNMAFHRMWITMAGVERFHFSQPIRTSALNLSPEESNQRKKIDNGLTIMAMLSAFYLAANRRGYKRLEAIKVNAEQLKQEAIQAQFMALKNQVNPHFLFNSLSILSSLIEPNPKLSIQFVGQLAKAFRYILEQRDTNYIKLQDELNFTNAYTFLLQIRFGEKLKIRTDVSASIATKYNIAPLTLQLLIENVVKHNQMSSEEPLLVNIQTEDDYLLVTNPIRLRPQKEASTGLGLKNIADRYRLLTERPVYFGDQDGIFIVKIPLLA; encoded by the coding sequence ATGAACAATACCATTGAGAACCAGCTAACCTATAAACAAAAATGGCAGCTTGCTACAACTGTGTTCGCCATTTACTGGCCTATTCGTATCTACGTTCATGTAAACCACTTTTCGCTCGAATTAGTCCAACGGGTATGGCCTTTCTGGATCATGGAAATTATCGTGACGATTCTGTTCTTTGGGCTATGGCTCACGGTTACAGATTGGATTCAGCAACGTTTTTTTAGCAAGATGAACAGGGAATTTCTGATTGAGTTTGACTTACCCGCTCAGCTAGCTACTTTAGTCGTGGCAGGTGCCCTGGCGGTCTTATTTAATATGGCTTTTCACCGAATGTGGATCACAATGGCAGGTGTGGAACGTTTCCATTTTTCGCAGCCAATTCGTACTTCAGCGCTCAACTTAAGCCCTGAAGAGAGTAATCAACGAAAAAAAATCGATAACGGATTAACCATCATGGCTATGTTGTCGGCGTTCTATCTGGCGGCTAACCGAAGAGGGTACAAACGATTGGAAGCCATAAAAGTAAACGCGGAGCAACTTAAACAGGAGGCTATCCAGGCTCAGTTTATGGCGCTTAAAAACCAGGTAAATCCTCATTTTCTTTTCAATAGCCTAAGTATTCTTTCCTCACTTATTGAACCTAATCCTAAACTCTCTATTCAATTCGTTGGTCAACTGGCAAAGGCGTTTCGTTACATTTTAGAACAACGGGATACCAACTACATTAAACTTCAGGATGAATTAAACTTTACGAATGCCTATACGTTTCTACTTCAAATTCGCTTTGGTGAAAAGTTGAAGATTAGGACCGATGTATCGGCATCCATAGCGACTAAATACAACATTGCTCCATTAACCCTACAGCTGTTAATTGAAAATGTAGTAAAACACAATCAGATGTCGAGCGAAGAGCCTCTTCTTGTAAACATACAAACTGAAGACGATTATTTATTGGTTACCAACCCTATTCGACTGAGGCCCCAGAAAGAGGCTTCGACAGGCTTGGGACTAAAAAATATTGCCGATCGGTACCGACTACTTACCGAACGTCCTGTTTACTTTGGCGATCAGGACGGCATATTTATTGTTAAAATTCCGCTGCTTGCCTAG
- a CDS encoding Ada metal-binding domain-containing protein, which yields MIRQTALGATRFAQLRTLVTLINQQAITLGGHRPGKIYGKLTCRTGKRMKPENRVFFQDEREALHLGYRPCAICMPETYKIWRTS from the coding sequence ATGATTCGCCAGACAGCACTTGGAGCAACCCGTTTTGCCCAGCTCCGAACTTTAGTAACACTCATAAACCAACAGGCAATTACGCTAGGCGGTCATCGTCCGGGTAAAATTTATGGTAAGCTCACCTGCCGGACGGGCAAACGCATGAAGCCCGAAAACCGTGTGTTTTTTCAAGACGAGCGAGAAGCCTTGCACCTTGGCTATCGGCCCTGTGCGATCTGTATGCCAGAGACATACAAAATCTGGCGAACCAGTTAA